A window from Solanum stenotomum isolate F172 chromosome 5, ASM1918654v1, whole genome shotgun sequence encodes these proteins:
- the LOC125864152 gene encoding secreted RxLR effector protein 161-like: MNINEKLHPSDGAEKASPKLFRSLVGGLNYLTHVRSDIAIFVSVVSRFLQSPTEQHFGAAKRVLRYVAGTTNFGIWYSKAPNFRLVGFTDSDYAGCLDDRKSTSGSCFSFDSGVVTWSSKK; the protein is encoded by the coding sequence ATGAATATCAATGAAAAGTTGCACCCTTCAGATGGAGCTGAGAAAGCAAGTCCTAAATTATTTAGAAGTTTAGTTGGTGGCTTGAATTATCTAACACACGTTAGATCTGACATTGCCATTTTTGTTAGTGTTGTGTCCAGATTTTTGCAAAGTCCCACAGAGCAACATTTTGGTGCTGCGAAGCGAGTTCTTCGTTATGTTGCTGGAACAACAAACTTTGGTATCTGGTATTCTAAAGCACCAAATTTCAGATTGGTTGGATTTACTGACAGTGATTATGCAGGCTGCTTGGATGACCGGAAAAGCACTTCCGGAAGTTGTTTCAGCTTTGATTCTGGAGTTGTGACATGGAGTTCAAAGAAGTAG